A DNA window from Daucus carota subsp. sativus chromosome 3, DH1 v3.0, whole genome shotgun sequence contains the following coding sequences:
- the LOC135151423 gene encoding secreted RxLR effector protein 161-like has protein sequence MENARPISSPMSTSDKLTEDPKRIPVDTKKYRGMIGSLLYITASRPDIQYSVCKCARFQVAPKESHLSAVKRILRYLKGTVDLGLWYPKGVPFDLVCFSDSDYAGHLVDRKSTSGTCQFLGGCLVSWFSKKQNSVSISTTEAEYIAAAKCCAQVLWMKQTLADYNVKFDVISILCDNTSAIDLSKNPVLHSRSKHIDIRHHFLRDHVNKGDIKMTHIETEYNIADIHKAFRFRKIR, from the coding sequence atggaaaatgctAGACCCATATCATCTCCTATGTCTACTTCCgataaattaacggaagatcctAAAAGGATTCCTGTcgacactaagaaatatcggggaatgattggaagtttattgtatattactgctagtagacccgatattcaatatagtgtttgtaagtgtgctagatttcaagttgcaccaaaggaatctcatttatctgctgttaaaagaattttaCGATACTTAAAAGGCACTGTTGATCTAGGCCTTTGGTATCCAAAAGGAGTACCTTTTGATCtagtatgtttttctgattcGGATTATGCCGGACACTTggttgatagaaaaagtactagtggtacgtgtcaatttcttggtggatgtttagtttcgtggttttcaaagaaacaaaattccgtATCTATTTCTACCactgaagctgaatatattgccGCCGCAAAATGTTGTGCACAAGTATtatggatgaagcaaacattaGCGGATTACAATGTTAAATTTGAtgttatatctatattatgcgataacacgagtgcaattgatttaagtaaaaatcccgTGTTACATTCAAGATCTAAGCATATAGATATAAGACATCACTTCttacgtgatcatgtcaataaaggcgacataaaaatgactcatattgAAACTGAGTATAATATCGCAGACATTCACAAAGCCTTTAGGTTCCGAAAGATTCGCTAA